From a single Streptomyces sp. NBC_01294 genomic region:
- a CDS encoding alpha-ketoacid dehydrogenase subunit alpha/beta yields the protein MPDAAPVAKTKKAKSSENVLSRAGGTGDMIPRDRRAAFLEQMMLSRECDRRSGIVLRQGQAWFHISSAGHEALAALCELLEPEDLIFPHYRDRTLMLARGMDAEGQARDLMAKGGSHSAGRNMSSHFSHRPGNVFSLASPTGSQCLPAAGAAWASVLRGEKQVVVCSIGDASTRQGEFFEAVAFAVERKLPVVFLVSDNRYGISTPTDGLSPQRLGLMPDAITKVVDGSDPDAVHAAAAAVLPDVRAGRGPAVLWCRLDRLDSHTSSDDQRLYRTKDELAAMRDPVALFTDRLEAEGTIIPGWADQVRARLADDVEEVFDRVAEEPSAHPGQVMDHLFAAADEQPTAPADTRPCGGTMVEAVNRALRTGLESDPTLVLFGEDIEDPKGGVFGFTKGLGTLAGPRMTNSPLAEATIVGAAVGLAAAGMRPVVELQFVDFAGPAWNQIASQLTTLRWRTASAWRCPVVIYAPWGGYLPGGGIWHSQSNESLFTHLPGLRVVVPSTPEDTEAVFLESFASPDPTLILLPKHLMRRQHPPQPGPAPARGARLLRTGADVTIATWGNGTELATEAADRLAAEGVGTEVIDLRWLTPLDREAVAASVRRTGRLVVVQEDNRTSSFGATVLADLLGSDDEFYSLLAPPRLVSRRDVHIPFHPDLESAVLPAADDVVAAIRSVLA from the coding sequence GTGCCCGACGCTGCTCCGGTTGCGAAGACGAAGAAGGCCAAGAGTTCCGAGAATGTGCTGTCGCGCGCCGGCGGAACCGGGGACATGATTCCCCGGGACCGGCGAGCGGCCTTTCTCGAGCAGATGATGCTCTCCCGCGAATGCGACCGGCGTTCCGGGATCGTTCTGCGGCAGGGCCAGGCGTGGTTCCACATCTCATCGGCCGGCCACGAGGCCCTCGCAGCCCTGTGTGAATTGCTGGAACCCGAGGATCTGATCTTCCCCCACTACCGCGACCGCACCCTGATGCTGGCGCGTGGAATGGACGCCGAAGGACAGGCCCGTGACCTCATGGCCAAGGGCGGATCGCATTCCGCCGGACGTAATATGAGTTCGCACTTCAGCCACCGTCCGGGAAATGTCTTCTCCCTCGCCAGCCCGACCGGAAGCCAGTGCCTGCCTGCGGCCGGCGCCGCGTGGGCGTCCGTACTGCGCGGCGAGAAGCAGGTCGTTGTCTGCTCCATCGGCGACGCCTCGACGCGACAGGGCGAATTCTTCGAAGCAGTCGCCTTCGCGGTCGAACGGAAACTCCCGGTCGTCTTCCTCGTCTCTGACAACCGCTACGGCATCAGCACCCCGACCGACGGCCTCTCGCCGCAGCGGCTCGGCCTGATGCCGGACGCGATCACCAAGGTCGTCGACGGGTCGGACCCGGACGCCGTCCATGCCGCGGCCGCGGCCGTGCTGCCGGACGTCCGTGCCGGCCGGGGCCCGGCCGTGCTGTGGTGCCGGCTGGACAGGCTCGACTCGCACACCTCTTCCGACGACCAGCGGCTCTACCGCACCAAGGACGAACTCGCCGCCATGCGCGACCCGGTGGCCCTCTTCACCGACCGACTGGAAGCCGAGGGGACGATCATCCCCGGCTGGGCGGACCAGGTCCGGGCCCGGCTCGCCGACGACGTCGAGGAGGTCTTCGACCGTGTGGCTGAGGAACCCTCCGCCCACCCCGGCCAGGTGATGGACCACCTGTTCGCCGCGGCCGACGAGCAGCCGACCGCCCCCGCAGACACCCGGCCCTGCGGTGGAACGATGGTCGAGGCGGTGAACCGAGCCCTGCGCACCGGGCTGGAAAGCGACCCGACGCTGGTGCTGTTCGGCGAGGACATCGAGGACCCGAAGGGCGGCGTCTTCGGATTCACCAAGGGCCTCGGCACCCTCGCCGGCCCCCGGATGACCAACTCCCCGCTCGCCGAGGCCACCATCGTCGGCGCCGCCGTCGGGCTCGCTGCCGCCGGCATGCGGCCGGTGGTCGAGCTCCAGTTCGTCGACTTCGCCGGACCGGCCTGGAACCAGATCGCCTCCCAGCTGACCACCCTGCGCTGGCGGACCGCCTCCGCCTGGCGCTGCCCCGTCGTGATCTACGCACCCTGGGGCGGCTACCTGCCGGGCGGCGGAATCTGGCACAGCCAGAGCAACGAGAGCCTGTTCACCCACCTGCCCGGGCTGCGGGTCGTGGTGCCCTCCACCCCCGAGGACACCGAGGCGGTCTTCCTGGAGTCCTTCGCATCGCCCGACCCGACGCTGATCCTGCTCCCCAAGCACCTGATGCGCCGCCAGCACCCGCCGCAGCCCGGACCGGCACCCGCCCGGGGCGCCCGGCTGCTGCGTACCGGAGCCGACGTCACAATCGCCACCTGGGGCAATGGCACCGAACTGGCCACGGAGGCGGCGGACCGGCTGGCCGCCGAGGGCGTCGGCACCGAGGTGATCGACCTGCGCTGGTTGACCCCACTCGACCGGGAGGCGGTCGCCGCCTCCGTCCGGCGGACCGGCCGTCTGGTGGTGGTCCAGGAGGACAACCGCACCAGCAGTTTCGGCGCCACCGTCCTTGCCGACCTCCTCGGTAGTGACGACGAGTTCTACTCGCTGCTCGCGCCGCCCCGGCTCGTATCCCGCCGGGACGTCCACATCCCCTTCCACCCCGACCTGGAGAGCGCCGTGCTGCCCGCGGCGGACGACGTGGTCGCGGCCATCCGATCGGTGCTGGCATGA
- a CDS encoding ScbR family autoregulator-binding transcription factor encodes MITCRRLVTAAAELFDRKGYVNATLGEITGAARVTKGALYFHYASKGELAHAVQEHGCTLLAQSVDRLAAGSSSPLQTLIDFTHWLARGLREEAALRANFRLSRELRGEEAAGGGFTEAWMTTAWSLLDRAGAAGELRNGADRAGPQTLLASAVAGIELLAATDMPDEELTARVAALWDLVLPGLAGPSGRTDYRTTPR; translated from the coding sequence ATGATCACCTGCCGGAGGCTGGTGACCGCTGCAGCGGAACTGTTCGACCGCAAGGGGTACGTGAACGCGACCCTGGGGGAGATCACCGGTGCGGCACGGGTCACCAAGGGGGCCCTGTACTTCCACTACGCCTCCAAAGGCGAACTGGCCCACGCCGTACAGGAGCACGGCTGCACCCTGCTCGCCCAGTCGGTCGACCGGCTCGCCGCCGGCAGCAGCTCACCGCTGCAGACCCTGATCGACTTCACCCACTGGCTGGCCCGGGGGCTACGCGAGGAAGCCGCGCTGCGCGCCAACTTCCGCCTCAGCAGGGAACTGCGCGGCGAGGAGGCGGCCGGCGGCGGCTTCACCGAGGCGTGGATGACCACCGCCTGGTCGCTGCTCGACCGGGCTGGCGCGGCCGGGGAACTACGGAACGGCGCCGACCGCGCGGGACCGCAGACGCTGCTCGCCTCGGCGGTGGCCGGCATCGAACTGCTTGCTGCCACCGACATGCCGGACGAGGAACTCACCGCTCGGGTCGCCGCCCTGTGGGACCTCGTTCTGCCCGGCCTGGCCGGGCCGTCCGGACGGACCGATTATCGGACGACTCCCCGCTGA
- a CDS encoding AfsR/SARP family transcriptional regulator, with protein sequence MDIDVLGSLTVREGGAPVALTAPKPRQLLAVLAMHADRTVPVPLLIEELWDGRPPRSARNTLQTYILQLRELIGQALRLAGDPHDAKRVLATEPDGYRLDTRGGAIDTHEFERRAASGYRAMAQEDFAAASRRLHDALALWQGPAFAGIRTGALLEMEIRRLEEARLCALDQRIEADLRLGRHRELVGELTVLTSRHRMHESLHRQLMIALHRSGRRAEALAAYQRLRATLVRDLGLEPSPALRRLQHSMLASGPEQEAVEPAWGRLAHAG encoded by the coding sequence GTGGACATCGACGTGCTGGGATCGCTGACCGTACGAGAGGGCGGGGCGCCCGTGGCTCTGACTGCCCCCAAGCCGCGCCAACTGCTCGCCGTCCTGGCGATGCACGCGGACCGTACGGTGCCGGTGCCGCTCCTGATCGAGGAACTGTGGGACGGCCGGCCCCCGCGATCGGCCCGCAACACCCTCCAGACCTACATCCTCCAGCTCCGCGAACTGATCGGCCAGGCACTGCGGCTCGCCGGCGACCCGCACGACGCCAAGCGGGTCCTCGCCACTGAACCCGACGGCTACCGCCTCGACACCAGAGGCGGCGCCATCGACACCCACGAGTTCGAGCGTCGGGCCGCATCCGGCTACCGGGCCATGGCCCAGGAGGACTTCGCCGCCGCCTCCCGCCGCCTGCACGACGCGCTTGCCCTGTGGCAAGGGCCGGCCTTCGCGGGCATACGCACCGGCGCGCTGCTCGAGATGGAGATCCGCCGCCTCGAGGAGGCCCGGCTGTGCGCCCTCGACCAGCGGATCGAGGCCGATCTGCGGCTCGGCCGGCACCGGGAACTGGTCGGCGAGCTGACCGTTCTGACGTCCCGCCACCGCATGCACGAGTCGCTGCACCGCCAGCTGATGATCGCGCTCCACCGCTCGGGCCGGCGCGCCGAGGCACTCGCCGCCTACCAGCGGCTGCGTGCGACGCTCGTTCGCGACCTGGGCCTGGAGCCCTCACCGGCCCTGCGCCGCCTCCAGCACTCGATGCTCGCGTCCGGCCCGGAGCAGGAGGCCGTCGAACCGGCCTGGGGACGGCTCGCCCACGCCGGCTGA
- a CDS encoding ABC-F family ATP-binding cassette domain-containing protein: MTLTNTSVVCANLSFAWPDGTPVFTDFSLVVGTGRTGLIGVNGSGKSTLLRLMAGALKPSGGSVKVTGELGYLPQNVALEPEVRVEQALGIAEIRAAIDAIEGGDTSEELYAVIGDNWDVEERARATLDKLGLTHVTLDRRIGELSGGESVMLCLAAQFLLRPDVLLLDEPTNNLDLEARRRLYEAVGSWKGSIVIVSHDRELLDLVDQIADLRSGEVRWYGGNFSDYEEALAVEQEAAERMVRVAESDVHRQKRELADARIKLDRRVRYGNKMYETKREPKVVMKERKRQAQVAAGKHRNMHLERLEEAKERLTEAEEAVRDDREIRVDLPETSVPAGRTVLTLRDVELRFGSRAHFEVRGPERIALVGRNGAGKSTLLRTVVGEIPPVAGEVKAAVPMRYLPQRLDLLDEELTVAQNVGRFAPGATDNLIRSRLARFLFRGRKADQLVGTLSGGERFRATLAALLLADPAPQLLMLDEPTNNLDLASVQQLTQALQSYQGALIVVSHDLAFLRDLQITRWIRVDGGTADIDPM; the protein is encoded by the coding sequence ATGACCTTGACCAACACATCCGTCGTCTGCGCCAACCTCTCCTTCGCCTGGCCCGACGGGACCCCGGTGTTCACCGACTTCTCCCTGGTCGTAGGCACCGGCCGGACCGGGCTGATCGGCGTCAACGGCTCGGGCAAATCCACCCTGCTCCGGCTGATGGCCGGAGCGCTCAAGCCGAGCGGCGGCTCGGTCAAGGTGACCGGCGAACTCGGCTACCTGCCGCAGAACGTCGCGCTGGAGCCGGAAGTCCGCGTCGAGCAGGCGCTGGGCATCGCGGAGATCCGCGCCGCCATCGACGCGATCGAGGGCGGCGACACCTCCGAGGAGCTGTACGCCGTGATCGGTGACAACTGGGACGTCGAGGAGCGTGCCCGGGCGACGCTGGACAAGCTGGGGCTGACGCACGTGACGCTGGACCGCCGGATCGGCGAACTGTCCGGCGGGGAGTCCGTCATGCTCTGCCTGGCGGCCCAGTTCCTGCTCCGTCCCGATGTCCTGCTGCTCGACGAGCCGACCAACAACCTCGACCTGGAGGCACGCCGCCGGCTGTACGAGGCGGTCGGCTCCTGGAAGGGCTCGATCGTGATCGTCAGCCACGACCGGGAACTGCTCGACCTGGTAGACCAGATCGCCGACCTGCGCAGCGGCGAAGTGCGCTGGTACGGCGGCAACTTCAGCGACTACGAGGAGGCCCTGGCCGTGGAGCAGGAGGCGGCCGAGCGCATGGTGCGCGTGGCCGAGTCCGACGTCCACCGCCAGAAGCGGGAGCTGGCCGACGCACGGATCAAGCTGGACCGCCGCGTCCGCTACGGCAACAAGATGTACGAGACCAAGCGCGAGCCCAAGGTGGTGATGAAGGAGCGCAAGCGCCAGGCCCAAGTGGCCGCGGGCAAGCACCGCAACATGCACCTGGAGCGGCTGGAGGAGGCCAAGGAGCGGCTGACCGAGGCCGAGGAGGCGGTGCGCGACGACCGGGAGATCCGGGTCGACCTGCCCGAGACCTCGGTACCTGCGGGCCGCACCGTCCTCACCCTGCGCGACGTCGAGCTCCGCTTCGGCAGCCGGGCCCACTTCGAGGTGCGAGGGCCGGAGCGGATTGCCCTGGTGGGACGCAACGGAGCGGGCAAGAGCACGCTGCTGCGCACCGTCGTCGGCGAGATCCCGCCGGTGGCGGGCGAGGTGAAGGCTGCCGTCCCGATGCGCTACCTCCCGCAGCGGCTCGACCTGCTCGACGAGGAGCTGACGGTGGCGCAGAATGTCGGCCGGTTCGCTCCCGGCGCCACCGACAACCTCATCCGCTCCCGCCTGGCCCGCTTCCTCTTCCGTGGTCGGAAAGCGGACCAACTGGTTGGTACTCTTTCGGGTGGCGAGCGGTTCCGGGCGACGCTGGCGGCGCTGCTGCTGGCCGACCCCGCGCCGCAGCTGCTGATGCTCGACGAGCCGACCAACAACCTGGACCTGGCGAGCGTGCAGCAGCTCACCCAGGCGCTGCAGTCCTACCAGGGCGCGCTCATCGTGGTCAGCCACGACCTGGCGTTCCTGCGGGACCTCCAGATCACCCGGTGGATCCGGGTGGACGGCGGGACGGCGGACATCGATCCGATGTGA
- a CDS encoding SDR family NAD(P)-dependent oxidoreductase — MTDRQGLLTDRTVLITGASSGIGAAAARVFAREGAAVVVTARREERLAGLVDELRAQGARAAYVVADVTRSEDAVRAVEFTVERFGRLDAAFNNAGYGAGRTPLHLMDDRVYDDIMDTNVRGVFNCLRPEIAAMLESGAGGSIVNTSSTGGLVATPVAAPYVVSKHAVIGLTKAAAAEYGAQGIRVNAIAPGTTRSEMVADWFAQNPDAEEMLHRATPQPRTAEPEEIAEAAAWLCSERASFVTGSTLVVDGGFTIL, encoded by the coding sequence ATGACTGATCGACAAGGGCTTCTGACAGACAGGACCGTACTGATCACGGGAGCCAGCAGCGGCATCGGCGCCGCCGCGGCACGGGTGTTCGCCAGGGAGGGCGCGGCAGTGGTGGTCACCGCCCGCCGCGAGGAGCGGCTGGCCGGGCTGGTGGACGAGTTGCGGGCGCAGGGCGCCCGGGCCGCATACGTGGTCGCCGACGTGACCCGGTCCGAGGACGCGGTACGTGCCGTGGAGTTCACGGTGGAACGTTTCGGCAGGCTCGATGCCGCGTTCAACAACGCCGGCTACGGGGCCGGCCGCACACCGCTGCACCTGATGGACGACCGCGTCTACGACGACATCATGGACACCAACGTGCGCGGGGTGTTCAACTGCCTGCGCCCGGAGATCGCGGCGATGCTCGAATCCGGAGCAGGCGGTTCGATCGTCAACACCAGCAGCACCGGCGGCCTGGTCGCCACTCCGGTCGCCGCGCCATACGTGGTGTCCAAGCACGCGGTGATCGGTCTGACCAAGGCGGCTGCCGCCGAGTACGGCGCCCAAGGCATTCGGGTCAACGCGATAGCCCCCGGCACGACCCGCAGCGAGATGGTGGCGGACTGGTTCGCGCAGAACCCGGACGCCGAGGAGATGCTGCACCGGGCCACGCCGCAGCCCCGTACCGCCGAGCCCGAGGAGATCGCCGAGGCCGCTGCATGGCTGTGCAGCGAGCGGGCGTCCTTCGTCACCGGGTCGACCCTGGTGGTCGACGGCGGGTTCACCATCCTCTAA
- a CDS encoding NAD-dependent epimerase/dehydratase family protein, producing the protein MSRPAPVAPAPERLSTAGAAPYGPPVTRRILVTGSTGFIGGRVAAAARTLPGARLVVARRSTGPDEKDPAVRYVHADLTDSASLYGVCEGIDIVLHCAALVGGPEHSAQAVNEEGTRALLAEAERAGVRRFVQVGTASVYGRGVFRNAGPEHLPVAPHSPTSRTRAAAERLVLAAGGTVLRPHLVIGAGDRWVVPGLVRLHQRLAASVDGWQARMSVVDVDDLARAVTAVAVAPQDTSGVWHPNHPEPVDCARIFDALVRLLGLPAGTGDIEAGEARRRLAEHPVLLHHLAMLTTDHWFASSRLWRETGCPAGGAFEESLARHAPWYREHLVTDTRGRPGRTGMPESGRSSSGS; encoded by the coding sequence GTGAGCCGCCCAGCCCCCGTCGCACCCGCCCCCGAGCGGCTTTCGACAGCCGGGGCCGCCCCGTACGGCCCCCCGGTCACCCGGCGGATCCTGGTCACCGGATCGACCGGCTTCATCGGCGGCCGGGTCGCCGCCGCCGCCCGTACGCTCCCGGGCGCCCGACTGGTCGTGGCGAGACGCTCGACCGGTCCCGACGAAAAAGATCCTGCGGTCCGGTACGTCCACGCCGACCTCACCGACTCGGCAAGCCTGTACGGCGTGTGCGAGGGCATAGACATCGTGCTCCACTGCGCAGCGCTGGTCGGCGGCCCGGAGCACTCGGCCCAGGCGGTCAACGAGGAGGGCACCCGGGCACTGCTGGCCGAGGCCGAACGCGCCGGAGTCCGCCGCTTCGTTCAGGTCGGCACCGCTTCCGTGTACGGCCGGGGGGTATTCCGGAACGCCGGACCCGAGCACCTCCCCGTCGCGCCGCATTCGCCCACCAGCCGGACCCGTGCCGCCGCCGAGAGGCTCGTGCTCGCGGCCGGCGGGACGGTGCTGCGCCCGCACCTGGTCATCGGCGCCGGCGACCGCTGGGTGGTCCCGGGTCTGGTCCGCCTCCACCAGCGGCTCGCGGCTTCCGTCGACGGCTGGCAGGCCCGGATGTCGGTGGTCGACGTCGACGACCTCGCCCGTGCTGTGACCGCCGTCGCCGTCGCCCCCCAGGACACCTCCGGCGTCTGGCACCCCAACCACCCCGAACCGGTCGACTGCGCCCGCATCTTCGACGCGCTGGTACGCCTGCTCGGCCTGCCCGCGGGCACCGGCGACATCGAAGCCGGTGAGGCCCGTCGCCGCCTCGCCGAGCACCCGGTCCTGCTGCACCACCTCGCCATGCTGACCACCGACCACTGGTTCGCCAGCTCCCGGCTCTGGCGGGAGACCGGTTGCCCGGCCGGGGGCGCGTTCGAGGAGAGCCTCGCCCGCCACGCCCCGTGGTACCGGGAGCACCTCGTGACGGACACCAGAGGCCGGCCGGGCCGGACGGGTATGCCGGAATCCGGACGGTCTTCCAGCGGATCGTGA
- a CDS encoding ScbA/BarX family gamma-butyrolactone biosynthesis protein, whose translation MTSTVPRELVHRAAVAEVFLTGWSRTAENRFALTAQWPRAHSYFTPVNGCYDPLLASETIRQVGTLLSHAEFGVPFGEQFLMWDLHHSVRPEQAGVGAAPADLELDVICSDIRRRGRRLAGMRYEVTLYCGGQVIATGGAAFDCTSPAVYQRLRGDRVGATGMRPLPQPLAPASVGRFLTTDVVLSATERPLEWQLRVDEQHPVLFDHPVDHVPGMVLMESARQAAQAIDPSRPFLPTTMRSEFSRYAELDRPCWIQAEQLPAADNGDRQVRVTGHQDGNTVFSCLIGTRGAAE comes from the coding sequence ATGACCAGCACGGTTCCGCGGGAGCTGGTCCACCGGGCGGCGGTCGCCGAAGTGTTTCTGACGGGCTGGAGCCGGACCGCGGAGAACCGCTTCGCCCTGACCGCGCAGTGGCCCAGGGCGCACAGCTACTTCACCCCGGTGAACGGTTGCTACGACCCGCTGCTGGCCTCCGAAACCATCCGACAGGTCGGTACCCTTCTCTCCCACGCGGAGTTCGGCGTCCCGTTCGGGGAGCAGTTCCTGATGTGGGACCTGCACCACAGCGTCAGGCCCGAGCAGGCGGGCGTCGGTGCCGCGCCGGCCGACCTCGAACTGGACGTCATCTGTTCCGACATCCGCCGCCGCGGCCGCCGCCTGGCGGGCATGCGCTACGAGGTCACCCTCTACTGCGGCGGCCAGGTGATCGCCACCGGCGGCGCCGCCTTCGACTGCACCAGCCCCGCCGTCTACCAGCGGCTCCGCGGCGACCGGGTCGGTGCCACGGGCATGCGGCCCCTGCCGCAGCCGCTCGCCCCCGCGTCGGTCGGCCGCTTCCTCACCACGGACGTCGTCCTGTCCGCCACCGAGCGTCCGCTGGAGTGGCAGCTGCGGGTGGACGAACAGCATCCCGTGCTCTTCGACCACCCTGTCGACCACGTTCCCGGCATGGTGCTGATGGAGTCCGCCCGCCAGGCCGCCCAGGCCATCGACCCGTCCCGGCCGTTCCTGCCGACCACGATGCGCTCCGAGTTCAGCCGGTACGCGGAGCTCGACAGGCCCTGCTGGATACAGGCGGAGCAGCTGCCTGCGGCCGACAACGGCGACCGGCAGGTCCGCGTCACCGGCCACCAGGACGGCAACACCGTCTTCAGCTGCCTGATCGGGACCCGAGGCGCAGCCGAGTGA
- a CDS encoding ScbR family autoregulator-binding transcription factor, producing MAVRHERVAVRQERAVRTRQAIVRAAASVFDEYGFEAASVAEILSRASVTKGAMYFHFASKEELARGVLAEQTLHVAVPESSSKAQELVDLTMLVAHGMVHDPILRAGTRLALDQGAVDFSDANPFGAWGDICARLLAEAQERGEVLPHVNPQKTGDFIVGCFTGLQAVSRVTSDRRDLGHRISVMWNHVLPSIVPASMLTWIETGEERIEKVAAAAAAAEAAEAAAATEAASDK from the coding sequence ATGGCAGTGCGACACGAACGGGTGGCAGTGCGACAGGAACGGGCCGTCCGCACGCGGCAGGCGATCGTGCGGGCAGCCGCCTCGGTCTTCGACGAGTACGGGTTCGAGGCCGCCTCAGTGGCAGAGATCCTCTCGCGGGCCTCGGTCACCAAGGGCGCGATGTACTTCCACTTCGCCTCCAAGGAAGAGCTGGCCCGCGGCGTGCTGGCCGAGCAGACCCTGCACGTGGCGGTGCCGGAATCCAGCTCCAAGGCTCAGGAACTGGTCGACCTCACCATGCTGGTCGCCCACGGCATGGTGCACGATCCGATCCTGCGGGCGGGCACGCGGCTCGCACTGGACCAGGGGGCGGTGGACTTCTCCGACGCCAACCCGTTCGGCGCGTGGGGCGACATCTGCGCCCGGCTTCTGGCGGAGGCACAGGAGCGGGGGGAGGTGCTTCCGCACGTGAACCCGCAGAAGACCGGCGACTTCATCGTCGGCTGCTTCACCGGACTCCAGGCGGTCTCCCGGGTTACCTCGGACCGCCGGGACCTCGGCCACCGGATCTCGGTGATGTGGAACCACGTGCTGCCCAGCATCGTGCCGGCGTCCATGCTGACCTGGATCGAAACCGGCGAGGAGCGGATCGAGAAGGTCGCGGCGGCAGCCGCGGCTGCGGAGGCCGCCGAGGCTGCTGCGGCCACTGAGGCCGCCTCCGACAAATAG
- a CDS encoding ScbR family autoregulator-binding transcription factor encodes MTPKQERAFRTRTQLVLSAAEAFDRQGFAVASLTAISNSAGVSNGALHFHFESKEALAAAVEAEAAERMRTIVDGAARKGASALQALVDTSHAIMLRLRQDVVVRAGFRLSGDAARQATHDLPEQWRQSVVRLLARAGRDGSLTSAVTPSDVAGVVTATVLGFGVLARFDSAWLASGPLCGFWKLMLPLIAAGPVERGELDCEPAVPADARRATAV; translated from the coding sequence TTGACACCCAAACAGGAACGCGCCTTCCGCACCCGCACCCAGCTGGTGCTCTCGGCGGCCGAGGCCTTCGATCGGCAGGGCTTCGCGGTGGCCTCGCTCACCGCCATCAGCAACAGCGCTGGTGTCAGCAACGGGGCCCTGCACTTCCACTTCGAGAGCAAGGAAGCGCTCGCCGCCGCAGTCGAAGCGGAGGCGGCCGAGCGGATGCGTACGATTGTCGACGGAGCGGCCCGGAAGGGCGCTTCCGCGCTCCAGGCCCTGGTCGACACCAGCCACGCCATCATGCTCCGGCTGCGCCAGGACGTGGTGGTGCGCGCCGGGTTCCGGCTCAGCGGCGACGCGGCCCGACAGGCCACTCACGACCTCCCGGAGCAGTGGCGCCAGAGTGTCGTGCGGCTGCTGGCGCGGGCTGGCCGGGACGGCTCGCTGACCTCGGCCGTGACGCCCTCCGACGTCGCCGGGGTCGTAACGGCCACCGTCCTCGGATTCGGCGTGCTGGCGAGGTTCGACTCCGCCTGGCTCGCCTCCGGACCCCTCTGCGGATTCTGGAAGCTGATGCTCCCGCTGATCGCGGCCGGTCCGGTCGAGCGCGGCGAGCTGGACTGCGAGCCCGCCGTCCCGGCCGACGCCCGGCGCGCGACCGCCGTCTGA
- a CDS encoding MFS transporter, translating to MILGVICLAQLVVLLDNTVLNLAIPALTEDLGASTSDIQWMINAYALVQSGLLLTAGSLSDRYGRKKALITGLVVFGLCSTAAAFSASSGQLIAARAGMGVGGALLMTTTLAVIMQVFDGEELPKAIGLWGAVSSLGFAGGPLVGGVLLAHFWWGSIFLINIPVALIGGLAVAKLVPETKNPLGKRPDLVGAVLSTVGMVGVVFAIISGPEHGWTSVIVLVPALVGLAGLTAFVRWELHVPAPMLDMSFFRNRRFNGAVAGGILVAFGMAGSLFLLTQHLQLVLNYSPLEAGLRMAPLALTIVGLNLAGVGAKVLPKLGAAGTIASGMTLLAGGLAAVATVGGSLGYSGMLVGLVLMGSGIALAMPAMANAIMGSIPPEKAGVGAGVQGTITEFGGGLGVAVLGAVLNSRFAALLPASVAAGTAGSLHEALAADPSGDVQEQIRDAFASGVGTSQLIGAAAVFAGGLLAGLLLHRAARAEAAAAETSAAPAGDPAAA from the coding sequence GTGATCCTCGGCGTCATCTGCCTCGCCCAACTCGTCGTCCTCCTGGACAACACGGTCCTGAACCTCGCGATCCCCGCGCTCACCGAAGACCTGGGCGCGAGCACGTCGGACATCCAGTGGATGATCAACGCCTATGCGCTGGTCCAGTCCGGCCTGCTGCTCACCGCCGGAAGCCTCAGCGACCGGTACGGCCGCAAGAAGGCGCTGATCACGGGTCTGGTCGTATTCGGCCTGTGCTCGACGGCCGCGGCCTTCAGCGCGTCGTCCGGCCAGCTGATCGCCGCCCGTGCGGGCATGGGCGTCGGCGGCGCCCTGCTGATGACCACCACCCTGGCGGTGATCATGCAGGTGTTCGACGGCGAGGAACTGCCGAAGGCGATCGGTCTGTGGGGTGCCGTCAGCTCGCTCGGCTTCGCAGGCGGCCCCCTGGTGGGCGGCGTTCTGCTGGCCCACTTCTGGTGGGGCTCGATCTTTCTGATCAACATCCCGGTGGCGCTGATCGGCGGGCTGGCCGTCGCCAAGCTCGTCCCGGAGACCAAGAACCCGCTGGGCAAGCGCCCGGACCTGGTCGGCGCCGTACTTTCCACGGTCGGCATGGTCGGCGTGGTCTTCGCGATCATCTCCGGCCCGGAGCACGGCTGGACGTCCGTCATCGTGCTGGTGCCGGCCCTGGTCGGCCTGGCAGGCCTCACTGCCTTCGTCCGCTGGGAGTTGCACGTCCCGGCGCCGATGCTCGACATGAGCTTCTTCCGCAACCGGCGCTTCAACGGCGCCGTGGCCGGCGGCATCCTCGTCGCGTTCGGCATGGCGGGCTCGCTGTTCCTGCTCACGCAGCACCTGCAGCTCGTCCTGAACTACAGCCCGTTGGAAGCCGGCCTGCGGATGGCTCCGCTCGCCCTGACCATCGTCGGACTCAACCTGGCGGGTGTCGGCGCGAAGGTGCTGCCGAAGCTCGGTGCCGCCGGGACCATCGCCTCCGGCATGACCCTGCTCGCCGGCGGGCTCGCGGCCGTGGCCACCGTCGGCGGCAGCCTCGGCTACAGCGGCATGCTGGTCGGCCTGGTGCTGATGGGCTCCGGCATCGCCCTGGCGATGCCGGCGATGGCCAACGCCATCATGGGCTCCATCCCGCCGGAGAAGGCCGGTGTCGGAGCAGGCGTCCAGGGGACGATCACCGAATTCGGCGGCGGCCTCGGCGTCGCGGTCCTCGGTGCCGTGCTGAACTCCCGCTTCGCGGCCCTGCTCCCGGCCTCCGTGGCGGCCGGCACGGCCGGGTCGCTGCACGAGGCACTCGCCGCCGACCCCTCCGGGGACGTGCAGGAACAGATCCGGGACGCGTTCGCTTCCGGGGTCGGCACCAGCCAGCTGATCGGCGCCGCGGCAGTGTTCGCGGGCGGCCTGCTGGCCGGCCTGCTGCTTCACCGCGCGGCGCGTGCCGAGGCCGCCGCGGCGGAAACCTCCGCGGCCCCCGCCGGGGACCCCGCTGCCGCCTGA